One window of Actinomycetota bacterium genomic DNA carries:
- a CDS encoding DUF4350 domain-containing protein → MSPADRAVASARPVRWRLRFDTTTVLAVVLAIALTAGYALAVYLSREFYYVEAPPGSTFSAQPEGLRTAYRYLSALGADVRTLQQFETLPATGTLVIAAPEGLAAESTDAEAERLAHWVEGGGRLVLAGLSAGTLADTVAQATGVSRASAKPATLTPVQQTRFVTGVTQVAFDEARLDISADPGWVTTFRDGSGALLVSRTFGAGEVVWLADALPLSNAGLARADDGDFAVRLLASVPGPVFFDEYHHGFAKGGGAWDRLGSGGRTGVVLLLIAALALVVSRAQRVGPPVEEREVPAARTTAYIDSLAELYRRAGARAHALEALEDGLARALARRWGTTAAGLSRTPEAAGALGASRALRARETMTTQEFLGAAAQLRRVRCETEGRETR, encoded by the coding sequence ATGAGCCCCGCAGACCGCGCCGTCGCCAGCGCGCGCCCCGTCCGCTGGCGCCTTCGCTTCGACACCACCACCGTGCTCGCGGTCGTGCTCGCGATCGCGCTGACTGCGGGCTACGCGCTCGCCGTCTACCTGTCGCGCGAGTTCTACTACGTCGAGGCGCCGCCGGGTTCGACGTTCTCGGCTCAGCCGGAGGGCCTCAGGACCGCGTACCGCTACCTGAGTGCGCTCGGCGCCGACGTGCGCACGCTCCAGCAGTTCGAGACGCTCCCGGCCACCGGCACGCTCGTGATCGCCGCGCCGGAAGGCCTCGCCGCCGAGTCGACCGACGCCGAGGCCGAGCGGCTCGCGCACTGGGTCGAGGGCGGCGGGCGGCTCGTGCTCGCGGGCCTGAGCGCCGGCACGCTCGCCGACACGGTCGCACAGGCCACGGGTGTCTCGCGCGCCTCGGCGAAGCCCGCCACGCTCACGCCGGTCCAGCAGACGCGGTTCGTCACCGGTGTCACCCAGGTCGCGTTCGACGAGGCGCGTCTCGACATCTCGGCCGACCCCGGGTGGGTGACCACGTTCCGCGACGGCTCGGGCGCGCTGCTCGTGTCGCGCACCTTCGGCGCTGGCGAGGTCGTCTGGCTTGCCGATGCGCTGCCGCTGTCGAACGCGGGCCTCGCGCGCGCCGACGACGGCGACTTCGCGGTGCGCCTGCTGGCTTCCGTGCCCGGCCCGGTCTTCTTCGACGAGTACCACCACGGCTTTGCGAAGGGTGGCGGCGCGTGGGACCGCCTCGGCAGCGGCGGGCGCACCGGCGTCGTGCTGCTGCTGATCGCGGCACTCGCGCTCGTGGTCTCGCGCGCCCAGCGTGTGGGCCCGCCGGTCGAGGAACGCGAGGTCCCCGCGGCGCGCACCACCGCTTACATCGACTCGCTCGCCGAGCTGTATCGGCGCGCCGGCGCCCGGGCGCACGCGCTCGAGGCGCTCGAGGACGGGCTCGCTCGCGCGCTCGCGCGCCGCTGGGGCACCACCGCGGCGGGTCTCTCGCGCACACCCGAGGCCGCCGGCGCGCTCGGCGCGTCCCGTGCCCTGCGCGCCCGCGAGACCATGACCACGCAGGAGTTCCTCGGCGCTGCCGCCCAGCTGCGCCGTGTCAGATGCGAGACGGAAGGACGAGAGACAAGATGA
- a CDS encoding MoxR family ATPase, which produces MSDANQVVRLAEAVRVEVAKAVVGQDAAVDGLLIGLLTGGHVLLEGVPGTAKTLVARSLAHALDATFKRIQFSPDLMPADVVGTSVYDASNGEFVLRRGPVFANLVLADEINRTPPKTQSALLEAMQERQVTIDGTTHALPDPFMVIATQNPVEYEGTYPLPEAQLDRFQQKLVVSYPSVDEESEILRRHVGGLELADLAALGLRAVASTADIAAARAALDGVTVDDGVVAYVAAIARATRGHVSVTLGASPRAAVSLLVAAKAHALLRGRAFVTPDDVKTLAPACLRHRLLLQPEVEIEGADTDAVLAEVLSQVPVPR; this is translated from the coding sequence ATGAGCGACGCGAACCAGGTGGTGCGGCTTGCCGAAGCCGTGCGTGTGGAGGTCGCGAAGGCGGTCGTCGGCCAGGACGCGGCCGTCGACGGGCTGCTGATCGGCCTGCTGACCGGCGGGCACGTGCTGCTCGAAGGCGTGCCGGGCACCGCGAAGACGCTCGTTGCGCGCTCGCTCGCGCACGCGCTCGACGCGACCTTCAAGCGCATCCAGTTCTCGCCCGACCTGATGCCCGCCGACGTCGTCGGCACCAGCGTCTACGACGCGTCGAACGGTGAGTTCGTCTTGCGCCGCGGGCCGGTCTTCGCCAACCTCGTGCTCGCCGACGAGATCAACCGCACGCCGCCGAAGACCCAGTCGGCCCTGCTCGAGGCGATGCAGGAGCGGCAGGTCACCATCGACGGCACGACGCACGCGTTGCCCGACCCGTTCATGGTCATCGCGACGCAGAACCCGGTCGAGTACGAGGGCACGTACCCGCTGCCTGAGGCGCAGCTCGACCGCTTCCAGCAGAAACTCGTCGTCAGCTATCCGAGCGTCGACGAGGAGTCCGAGATACTGCGCCGGCACGTCGGCGGACTCGAGCTGGCGGACCTCGCGGCGCTGGGCCTGCGCGCGGTCGCGTCCACGGCCGACATCGCCGCCGCCCGTGCGGCGCTCGACGGGGTCACCGTGGACGACGGCGTCGTCGCGTACGTCGCCGCCATCGCGCGAGCCACCCGCGGGCACGTCTCGGTCACGCTCGGCGCCTCGCCGCGGGCCGCGGTCTCGCTGCTGGTGGCCGCCAAGGCGCACGCGCTCTTGCGCGGTCGCGCGTTCGTCACACCCGACGACGTGAAGACGCTCGCGCCGGCATGCCTGCGCCACCGCCTCCTGCTCCAGCCCGAGGTCGAGATCGAGGGCGCCGACACCGACGCCGTCCTCGCCGAGGTCCTGAGCCAGGTGCCCGTCCCGCGGTGA